DNA from Nocardioides seonyuensis:
GGCGACGAACGGTTCCTCCCGGCCGACTCCCCCGACCGCAACGCCCTGCAGGCCCGCCAGGCACTCCTGGACCACCTTCCCGTCGATCCGGCGAACGTGCACGAGGTCCCCGCATCGGACGCTGTGGCCAGCGCCGAGGACGCGGCAGCGTCGTACTCCGAGACGATGCGCAGCCAGGGTGCTGGGTTCTTCGAGGTGCTGATGCTCGGCATGGGTCCGGACGGCCACATCGCCTCGCTCTTCCCGGGCCACCCGGCCGTGGATGCTGTCGACGAGATCGCCGTCGCCGTGCACGACTCCCCCAAGCCTCCGCCCGATCGGGTCTCGCTGACCTTCGAGGCGATGGATCGCGCGCGAGCTGTGTGGTTCATGGTCTCCGGTGAGGGCAAGGCCGACGCCGTCGCCGCGGCGTTGGAGGTCAGCGACCGGCTCCCGACCCCCGAGGAGATCCGTGCCGTGCCGGCCCGTGGGGTGCGCGGCCAGGTCGAGACCGTGTGGTGGCTGGACGAGGCTGCGGCCGCGCGCCTCTGACGTCCCGGGGGCACTCACGGAAGCGACCGTGGCCGCACCTCTCAGGTCCGCGCCGGAGATGCCGAACCATCTGGTAGCCCTCCCCGGATGGCCGGCTGACCCTGCCCCATGAGAAAGCGCGGACACCATGACCGAACAGCGCGACTTCCGTCGCCTCGCCCTGGCCGTCACGGCTGCCGTGATGTCGCTGGGCGTCGTGGTGGCGACCGCCCCCACCACGACCGCCTCCGCGACAGCCGAGACCTCCCAGTCACAGCCGCGGCGGGCCAAGGCCCCCGACGCGCAGGCCGCCAAGGCACGCCAGGAAGCAAAGCAGGCCGCCAAGGCGGCTACGAAGGCAGAGAAGGCGGCCGACGCCGCGACCAAGGCTGTGGAGAAGGCGCTCGAGAAGGCCCAGAAGATGCGCGACCGGGCCGTGAAGAGTGGGACCCCCGAGGCTCGGAAGAAGAACTTCGCCGCCTGGGCCGCGTTCAAGAGCGCCAAGAAGGCGGAGAAGAAGGCGACGAAGAAGGCGGAGAAGGCCACCCGCATCGCGGAGAAGAAGCAGACGGTCGCCGAGAAGAAGACCGCCCAGGCC
Protein-coding regions in this window:
- the pgl gene encoding 6-phosphogluconolactonase produces the protein MNLDIRRHGDTGTLAGDLASALLARLEEAQARGEVPHVGLTGGSISEDVHREVARRATESAVDWSQVVFWWGDERFLPADSPDRNALQARQALLDHLPVDPANVHEVPASDAVASAEDAAASYSETMRSQGAGFFEVLMLGMGPDGHIASLFPGHPAVDAVDEIAVAVHDSPKPPPDRVSLTFEAMDRARAVWFMVSGEGKADAVAAALEVSDRLPTPEEIRAVPARGVRGQVETVWWLDEAAAARL